In Mycobacterium sp. Aquia_216, a genomic segment contains:
- a CDS encoding condensation domain-containing protein, which translates to MRIGKITVGSLDEWTLTPGSVTSWHPTTAASEKVRQAPVSSVPVSYMQGQHLRNYCERTAAGLNFSRQIIATCELPGNCDIAAMDHAVNAYLRRHDTFRSWFEHTGGGQFVRHTLSDPADIEFIPIDHGRMTVDEIHAHVVAIPNPLEWGCFTFGIVQSESHFTFFAAMDHVHGDATLIGTTMMEANGMYTALSGSGEALVLPDAGSFDDFCTREREYTSTLTVDSPEVRAWIDFAENNNGSFPEFPLPLGNPLESSSSDMTSELLMDAAQTERFESACTTAGARFVGGLFACLALVEHEFTGALTYYGLTPRDSRTAADNFMTQGWFTGLIPITVPIAAASFGDAAWAAQASFDSGLDMAKVPYYRVLELAPWLSWPRPNFPVSNFLHGGAAPLNAILAAADLGLANNIGIYPDGRYSYQLTIYVFRYGEGTVMAIMHPDNPIAQKSVVRYMAAVKSVCGRVAGTGHWGRVA; encoded by the coding sequence TTGCGCATCGGGAAGATTACGGTCGGCTCGCTTGACGAGTGGACGTTGACGCCAGGTTCGGTCACGTCGTGGCACCCGACAACCGCTGCCAGCGAGAAGGTTCGGCAGGCGCCGGTCAGTTCGGTGCCGGTCAGCTACATGCAGGGCCAACATCTCCGTAACTACTGTGAACGTACGGCCGCTGGCCTGAACTTTTCCCGGCAGATCATCGCCACCTGTGAGTTGCCTGGGAATTGCGACATCGCTGCCATGGATCATGCCGTCAACGCGTACCTGCGTCGACATGACACGTTCCGCAGTTGGTTCGAGCACACCGGTGGGGGGCAGTTCGTCAGGCATACCCTCAGCGATCCCGCCGATATTGAATTCATTCCGATCGATCACGGCCGGATGACCGTTGACGAAATACACGCTCATGTGGTGGCCATACCGAACCCGCTGGAGTGGGGTTGCTTCACCTTCGGGATCGTCCAAAGTGAGAGCCACTTCACATTCTTCGCCGCCATGGATCATGTACACGGGGACGCGACGCTGATCGGCACCACGATGATGGAAGCCAACGGTATGTACACCGCGTTGAGCGGAAGCGGCGAGGCGCTGGTCCTTCCCGATGCCGGCAGCTTCGACGACTTCTGCACCCGCGAACGCGAGTACACGTCAACACTCACCGTGGATTCGCCCGAGGTGCGCGCGTGGATTGACTTCGCCGAGAACAACAATGGCAGTTTCCCCGAGTTCCCATTGCCCCTGGGCAACCCGTTGGAGTCGAGCAGCAGTGACATGACCTCCGAACTTCTGATGGATGCGGCGCAGACAGAGCGATTCGAATCTGCCTGCACGACGGCCGGCGCGCGCTTCGTCGGCGGGTTGTTCGCCTGCCTGGCCCTGGTAGAGCACGAATTCACGGGCGCTCTCACGTATTACGGGCTTACCCCCAGAGATTCCCGCACAGCCGCGGACAATTTCATGACGCAGGGCTGGTTCACCGGCTTGATTCCGATCACCGTGCCCATAGCAGCGGCCTCTTTCGGCGACGCCGCATGGGCCGCGCAGGCTTCTTTCGACTCAGGTCTGGACATGGCGAAGGTGCCCTACTACCGCGTATTGGAATTAGCGCCGTGGTTGAGCTGGCCACGGCCAAACTTTCCGGTGTCGAACTTCCTGCACGGCGGCGCTGCTCCGCTCAACGCCATTCTGGCCGCGGCCGACCTGGGTCTGGCGAACAACATCGGAATCTATCCGGACGGCCGTTATTCGTACCAGCTCACCATCTATGTATTTCGCTACGGGGAGGGCACGGTAATGGCGATCATGCATCCCGACAACCCGATCGCCCAGAAATCAGTTGTCCGGTACATGGCGGCCGTGAAGTCCGTGTGCGGGCGCGTTGCTGGCACCGGACACTGGGGACGCGTCGCGTAG